TCCCCCACGACTGGCTCAGCTGGCGGCTGCGCGGCTACGGCCCCGCCGACGAGAGCCCCCTCGGACCCGACCTCGACGCACTCGCGACCGACCGCTCCGACGCATCCGGCACGAGCTACTGGAGCCCCGCGACGGGCGACTACGACCGCGAGCTGCTCATCGCATCCCTCGGCCACGACGCCGTGCTGCCCCGCATCGTGGGGCCCGGCGAGGCAATGGGAGAGACCGCGGCGCAGGACGGCATCCCGGCCGGCGTGCTCGTGGGCGCCGGCGCGGGCGACAACGCGGCGGCGGCCCTCGGCCTCGGCGCGCGGGCGGGCGACGTGGTCGTCTCGATCGGCACGAGCGGCACCGTCTTCGCGGTGACGGATGCGCCGGTCGCCGACGAGACCGGTACGGTCGCGGGATTCGCCGATGCGTCGGGTGTGTACCTGCCCCTCGTCGCGACGCTCAACGCGGCGCGCGTGCTCGACCGCGTCGCCTCCCTGCTCGGCGTCGACCACACCGGCCTCGGCCAGCTCGCCCTCGCGGCCGAGCCCGGCTCCGACGGCCTCGTGCTGCAGCCCTACTTCGAGGGCGAGCGCACCCCCAACCTGCCCGACGCGACCGCGACGCTCTTCGGCATGACGCTCGCCTCGACGACCCGCGAGAACCTCGCGCGCGCAGCCGTCGAGGGGATGCTGTGCGGCCTCGCCGACGGACTCGACGCCGCGCGCCGCCTCGGTGTCACGGCCTCGCGCGTGCTCCTCGTGGGCGGCGCGGCGGCCAACCCGGCCGTGTCGCGCATCGCCGCGGAGGTCTTCGACGCGCCCGTCGAGGTGCCCGAGCCCGGCGAGTACGTGGCGCTCGGCGCGAGCGTGCAGGCGGCGTGGGTGCTCACGGGCAGCCGCCCCGAGTGGCGCCCCGAGACCCTCGCGCGTCCCGACGCCTCGCCCGTGCCGCGCATCCGCGAGCAGTACGCGGCGCGCGCCGTCACCCCGTAGCGCGCCCATGGCGGATGCCGTTCTGCTGTCCGGAGGCGGCGACTTCGTCGACCCGTGGCATCCGTTCGCCGAGACGGCCGCGCGGATCGTCGACGTGCTCGCGGAGACCGGCGTGCGCACGACGATCGTCGACACGGCCGCGGCGTTCGCGGCGGCGCTCGGCGCGGGCGCCCGTCTCGCGGTCGTGCAGGCGTCGAACGACTTCGCCCCCACGCCCCACGACGGCGTCGTGATCGACGCGCTCGCGACGCACCTGGGCGCCGGGCGGCCCCTGCTCGCCGTGCACTCCGCCGCGTGCCTCTTCGCCGACCGGCCCGAGTGGGAGCGGATGCTCGGCGGACGCTGGGTGCCGGAGCTCAGCTACCACCCCGAGCTCGGCCCCGCGCGCGCGAGCCTCGCGCCGCATCCGATCACCGAGGGGCTCGCCGAGGTCGAGGTCGTCGACGAGCGCTACACGGCGCTGCGGGTGTCGCCCGACGCCGAGGTGCTCGCGTGGCACGAGGAGGCGGGCGCGCGGCATCCGCTCGCGTGGGCGCGGCGGCACGGCGATGCGCGGGTCGTCTACGACGCGCTCGGACACGACGCGCGCTCCTACGAGAGTCCGACCCGGCGCGCGCTGCTCGCGGCCGAGGTGCGCTGGCTGCTCGCGGCCGGCTGAGCCGCATCAGCCGAGCAGGCGCTCCGCGTCGCCGACGGTCGCCACGAGCTCGGGCTCGAGCAGCAGCGTCGGCACCTCGCGGATGCCGTTGTCGGTCGTCGCGCCGCGCGTCACGGTGGGCGCGGCGCCCTTCACGACCTCGCGCACCATCGCCGCGACGGCGCGTGCGAGGGCGCGCGGGTCCTCGTAGACGGTCGCGGTCTGCTGCTCCTCCGCCACGGCGTGGAGGCCGTCGCGCGTGGGCCCGCCGCCCGTGAGCACGACGGATGCCGGGGCCGCGTCGGGATCGGACGCCCCACTCTCCGCCGCGTCGCCGCCTTTCGCATCCGTGCCGGCGTCCGCGCCCGCATCTGTGCCGGCGTCCGGCTCCGCGTCCTCGTTCGGAGGCGTCGTCGCATCCGGCGGCGGCGGGGTCGGGTCACGGCTGGGACCGATGCCCGGATCCGGCGTCTCGGCCGGCTCGACGGGCGCGGCCGTCCAGCGCTCCCCCGGCTCGACGACAGCGAGCCCCGCGTCGGCGAGCACCTGCGCCACGGCCGCGCTCATGGCGTCGCTCGGCGAGAGGATCCCCTGCAGCTCGACGCCGTCGGCGAGCAGCTCGGCCACGCGGTCGGCCGCCGTGCCGGGCGACCCGCGCAGGATCGCCGCCTGCTCGAGGGTCGTGCGCTCCGACGGCACCGTGAGGCGTCCCGCGTCGAGCAGCGGCTGCAGCACTTCCATCGCACCGGCGAACGCCTCCTGCGCGCCCGGGTCGTCGCCCGAGCCCGCGAGCAGCTCGACCGCGAAGGGTCCGGCACCCGGGTCGCCGAGGCCGAGGCCGTCGACGAGCGCGCGCGCCTGCAGCCGCCCCGCCTCGCGGTGATCGAACGTCGCGAAGTAGTCGACGCGGTCGGAGTCGAGGATGAGCTCGTCGTAGGCGATGATCGAGACGCCCTCGCCCGCCTCCTCGCCGAGCACCGCCGCGATCGCCGTCGTGTCGACGGGTGCCACGACGACGGCCGCGGGCTGCGCCTCGAGCACGTCGCGCAGCTGCTCGAGCTGCCGCGGGATGTCGTCGCCCGCGAAGCGCACCTCGACCGCGTAGCCGTCATCGGCGAGCTCCTGCCGCAGCACCTCGGCGCTCGCACCCCAGTCGTCGTCCGCGCCGCCGGGGAAGAGCACCGCGACGGGCGGGCCGGTCGGGGCGGGGGTGCACGCGGTGAGCCCCGCGCACGCGAGCCCGACGGCGATCGCCGCCGCGAGCATCCGCGCCCCTGCCACGCCCCGAGCCTACTTTCGCGGGGCGTCCGCGTCAGCCGAGCGTCGCGTACGCCCGCACCGTGAAGGTGCCGAAGCCCTCGACGGCGGGCGGCACCGCCGTGAACCGCGCGCCCGACGGCGGAAGCTCGCCGAGGTTCGTGAGGTGCTCGACCACGTGGATGCCGGCCGCGAGCAGCCCCGAGTGCGCGGGGCGCGGGCCGTGCGGCACGACCTCGTCGATGTTGAGCGAGTCGATGCCGACGATGCTCGCGCCCTGCTCGACGAGGTAGGCGGTGGCCTCCGCCGTGAGGAACGGCGCGTCGTCGCCGTACGCGGGGGTGCCGAAGTGGCGGTCCCAGCCGGTGTGCAGCAGCACGGCCTTGCCGCGCACGTCGCGGTCCCACAGCACGGAAGCGGGGATGCCGCGCGTGCCGAGGTCGGTGAGGTGGAAGACCTCGGCGGGCACGTCGACGAGGCTCGCGAGCTCGAGGCCCGCGAGGTCGGGGCCGTCCGCGTAGCGGTGGTACGGGCTGTCGAGGTACGTGCCCGTGTTACCGATCATCGTGATGATGTCCATCGCGAACTCGGTGCCCGCCTCGTAGTGGCTGCGCGAGTCCTCGCGCGTGAGGTGCGGCGTGAAGGTCGGCGCGGGCAGCCCCGGGTACGTCACGAGCCCTTCGCGGATGCGGTGGCTCAGATCGACGACGCGGCGCACGGATGCGGCGGGCGCCGTCTCGATGCCGCGCGTGCCGCGGTGCGCTTCCTCGACGATCTCGAGGTTCTCGATGTCGACCGAGCCGACGAGCGCGAGACTGAGGTGCTGCACGAAGAGGCGACCCACCTCATCCGCGTCGACGTCGGGGCGCGGCAGGTCGATGCGGAACCCCTCGGCCGTGAGACCGCCGCCGTTCGCGAAGGTCACGCGGGCGTCGAAATGCGCTCGGTATTCGGCCGCGCGGTACTGCGTGGTGGTGTCAGGCACGGCGGAACCTCCGGATGAGCGTCACCGCGACGGCGACGACGGCGAGCAGGGCGGGCACGAGCAGGTTCTGCCACGCGAGCACGAGCAGCGCGCCCGTGAAGACGAGCGACACGAGCGCCATCCACCAGCCGACCGTGCCGCGCTCGAGCAGCCGCACGGCGGCGACCATCCCGAGGAAGTAGAGGGCGACCATCGAGGCCGTGTGGATGAGGATGAAGGTCTGCAGCTCGACGCCGAGCGCCGTGAAGAGGGTCGCGTAGCCGAGCAGCAGCACGGCCACGAGGGCGAGCGCGCGCCGCGGCACGGCCCCCGCCTCCGCGCCCTTCGCGAACCAGCGCGGCAGGTGACCGTCGCGGCCGAGGGATGCCGTGAGGTTGGCGAAGGCCGGCACGTAGGCGTTGAGCACGCCGAGCACGATGATCGTCGCGATGCCGCCGACGACCGCGGGGCCGAAGCCCGGCCAGTTGATGGCGACGAGGTCGATGAGGGGCGCGTCGCCGCGCGAGCCCGCGGCGCCGAAGACGCCGACCGTGACGACCTGGAGCGCGAGGTAGGCGAGGCCCACGACCGTGAGCCCGATGACGGTCGCCCACGCGATCGTGCGCCGCGGGTTGCGGAACTCGTGCGCGATGTGGGTGATCGCCTCGCCGCCCGCGAACGCCCATACGAAGAGGCTCACTCCGAGGCCGACGCCCTCCCAGCCGTGGGGCAGGAAGGGCGTGAAGTTCTCGGCGCGAGCGGCGGGGGCGGCGCTCGCGATGACGCCGACGACGACCGCGACGAGCAGCGCGGAGAGCCCGAGCTGGAGCCGCCCCGACACACGCACGCCGAAGAGGTTGAGTACGAGCGAGATCACGAGGAAGCCGATGCCGATGGGTCCGACCCAGGCACCCTCGATCCCGAACGCGGCGGTGAGGTACTCCCCCGCGAGCGTCGCCACGACGGGAGCGCCGAATCCGACGCCGAAGAGGAACCAGTAACCCGTGGCGCGTGCGGCGGTGTCGCCGAGCGCGAGCCGCACGAACGTCGCGACGCCCCCGCCATCCGGATACCGCCCCGCGAGCGCCGCGAAGGTGCCGGCGAGCGGGATCGACAGGGCGAGCACGATGACGACGGAGAGGATCGACGCGGGCCCAGCAGCATCCACCCCGAGGCCGGGCAGCACGAGGATGCCCGTGCCGAGCACCGCCGCGACGTAGAGGGCGGATGCCGTGGGCAGCCCGATGCGCCCGTGCACCTGGGGTGCCGGGGTCTCCGCCGTGGTGGTCGCCGTTACGCTCACGCTCTCATCCTTCCGTGGCGCGATCTAGCGCACCAGCGACTTTCCGCCATCCAGTCGCAACAACCCGCCGCCATAGTTCCCGTTCCGCGTGTTCGCACCCGTTCCTTCGGCGACAAACACGCGGAACGGGAACTATGGCGGGTCAGACGCGGTCGAGCGTCTCGAGCACGTCGGCCACGAGGTCGTCGACGCCCTCGATGCCCACCGAGAGCCGCACGATCGCGGGCGACACCTCGAGCGCGGTTCCGCGCACGGATGCGTGGGTCATCTCCGACGGGTAGCAGACGAGCGACTCCACGCCGCCGAGCGACTCCGCGAGCGTGAACAGCCGCGTCGACTCGACGAAGCGCAGCGCAGCCGCCGCATCCGTGAGCTGGAGCGAGATCATGCCGCCGAAGTGGCGCATCTGCCGCGCGGCGATCTCGTGGCCCGGGTGGTCGGGCAGGCCCGGGTAGTACACGGCGTCGAGCTTCGCGTGACCCGCGACGGCCTCGGCGATCGCCTGGGCGTTCTGCGAGTGGCGCTCCATGCGCAGGTGCAGCGTCTTGAGTCCGCGCGTCGTGAGCCACGCATCCATCGGGCCGCTCACGGCCCCCGCGGCGAACTGGGTGAACGAGACCCGGTCGGCGAGGTCCTCGCCCTGCACCTCGAGGCCCGAGTTGAGGATCACGGCGCCGCCGAGCACGTCGCTGTGGCCGCCGATGTACTTCGTCGTGGAGTGCACGACGACGTCGGCGCCGAGGGCGAGAGGCTGCTGCAGGTACGGCGAGGCGAAGGTGTTGTCGACGACCACGATCGCGCCGGCGGCGTGGCCGAGCTCGACGAGGGCGGGGATGTCGCTGATCTTCATGAGCGGGTTCGAGGGCGTCTCGAGCCACAGCACGCGCGTGTTCGGGCGGATGGCGGCGCGCACGGCGTCGAGGTCCGTCATCTCCACGGTCGACAGCTCGAGGCCCCACGGCACGACGAGCCGGTCGACGAGGCGGTGCGTGCCGCCGTACACGTCGTTGCCCATCAGGATGTGGTCGCCGGGAAGCAGGATCGAGCGCAGCAGCGCGTCCTCGGCCGCGAGGCCCGACGCGAAGCTGAACCCGCGGTCGCCGCCCTCGAGGGAGGCGAGCTGGGTCTCGAGCGCGGTGCGGGTCGGGTTCGTGCCGCGGGCGTACTCGTAGCCGTTGCGGAAGTTGCCGACCCCGTCCTGCTTGTACGTCGTCGACTGGTAGAGCGGCGGGATGACCGCGCCGGTCGTGGGGTCGGCATCCTGGCCCGCGTGGATGGCGCGCGTGGCGAAATCGTCGAAGGTGCTGCTCATGGAACTCTCTGTTTCTGCGTGCGGGGGCGCGGGCTACTCGGCGAGGAACGCGAGCAGGTCGTGCCGGGTGACGACGGCGGCGGGCTTGCCGTCGGCGGTGACGAGGAGCGCATCCGCGTCGGCGAGCGCGTCGCGGGCGGCGGTGACCGAGTCGTTCATGCCGATGAGGGGCAGCGGCGCGCCCACGAACGCGGCGAGCGCATCCGTCATCTTCGCGTCGCCGTGGAAGACGGCGTCGATGAGGCTCTTCTCGTCGATCGAGCCGACGACCTCGCCCATGACGACGGGCGGCTCGGCCGACAGCACGGGCATCTGCGAGATGTCGAAGCGGCGCATCTTGTCGATGACGTGGCGCACGGTGTCGCTCGGGTGCACGTGCACGAGGCCCGCGAGCTCCGGCTCCTTCGTTCCGACGAGGTCGGCCACCGTCTTCTCGCCCTCGGCGGGCAGGAAGCCGTACGAGCGCATCCAGCGGTCGTTGAAGACCTTGCCGAGGTAGCCGCGGCCGCCGTCGGGCAGCAGGATCACCATGACGTCGTCGGGCCCGAGCTCCTTCGCGGCCTTGAGACCGGATGCCACGGCGAGCCCCGAGGACCCGCCGACGAGCAGGCCCTCCTCGCGCGCGAGGCGGCGCGTCATGTCGAACGACTCGGCATCCGAGCTCGCGATGATCTCGTCGACGACCTCGGGGTCGTAGGCGGTCGGCCAGAAGTCCTCGCCGACGCCCTCCACGAGGTAGGGGCGACCCGTGCCGCCCGAGTAGACGGAGCCCTCGGGGTCGGCGCCGATCACCTTGATCGCGGGGTTCTGCTCCTTGAGGTAGCGGCCCGCGCCCGAGATCGTGCCGCCCGTGCCGACACCCGCGACGTAGTGCGTGACCTTGCCGTCGGTGTCGCGCCAGATCTCCGGACCCGTGGTCTCGTAGTGGCTGAGCGGCCCGTTGGGGTTCGAGTACTGGTCGGGCTTGAAGGCGCCCGGGATCTCCTTCGAGAGGCGGTCGCTCACCGAGTAGTAGGAGTCGGGGCTCTCGGGCGCGACGGAGGTCGGGCACACGACGACCTCGGCGCCGTACGCCTTGAGGGTGTTGATCTTGTCTTCCGAGACCTTGTCGGGGCACACGAAGACGCAGCGGTAGCCGCGCTGCTGGGCGACGAGCGCGAGCCCGATGCCCGTGTTCCCGGATGTCGGCTCGACGATCGTGCCGCCCGGCCTCAGCTTGCCCTCGCGCTCGGCGGCGTCGATGATGCGCTGCGCGATGCGGTCCTTCGAGCTGCCACCCGGGTTCACGTACTCGACCTTGACGAGCACGGTGGCCCGGATGCCCTCGGTCACCTTGTTGAGCTTCACGAGGGGGGTGTTGCCCACGAGGTCGAGCACCGTCTCGGCGTACTTCATCCCACGAGCCTACTCGCGGCGCCCCGTGTGTTACCGGGGCCGCAGCCGCCCCCGCGGCCCCCTCCGTCGGCGGAGCACCCGCGGATGCGCGCCCGACCCGGCCCGGTCAGTCGCCGGTGGCGGCGGCGGCCGCGGAGATCGCGGCGGATGCCGTGAGCTGCTCCGCGAAGAGGCGCGCGTACTCGCCGTCGAGGGCGAGCAGCTGGGGGTGCGTTCCCGACTCCACAATGCGGCCCGCACGCACGACGTGGATGACGTCGGCGTCGACGACGGTCGACAGTCGGTGCGCTATCGCGATCGTGGTGCGGCCACGCGAGGCCGCGTCGAGTGCGCCCTGCACGATGCGCTCCGACACGGTGTCGAGGGCGCTCGTCGCCTCGTCGAGGATGAGCACGGCCGGGTCCTTGAGCAGCACGCGCGCGATCGCGACGCGCTGCTTCTCGCCGCCCGAGAGGCGGTAGCCGCGCTCCCCCACGAGCGTGTCGTAGCCGTCGGGGAAGCCCGCGATCGTGTCGTGGACGTTGGCGGCGCGGCACGCGGCCTCGAGCTCCGCATCCGTCGCCTCGGGCTTCGCGTAGCGCAGGTTCTCGGCGATCGTCGCGTGGAAGAGGTAGGTCTCCTGGCTCACGACGCCGATGTGGTCGACGAGGGATGCGTGGCGCAGCTCGCGCACGTCGTCGCCCGCGAAGAGCACCGCGCCCTCGCTCGCCTCGTAGAGCCGCGGCACGAGGTACGACACCGTCGTCTTGCCCGCGCCCGACGGACCGACGAACGCGACGTACTGGCCGGGCTCGATGCGGAATGAGACGTCCTGCAGCGTGCCGGGGGCGTCGGGGGCGGCATCCGGATACCGGAAGGTCACGTCGCGGAACTCGACCTCGCCGAGCCGCGTGGCATCCACCTCGCGGGCGTCGGCGGCATCCGTGATCGACGGCACGAGGTCGAGGTACTCGAAGATGCGCGCGAAGAGGGCGCGCGAGGTCTGCAGGTCGAGCGCGACGCGAAGGAGCCCCATGAGCGGGAACATCAGCCGGGCCTGCACGGTCGTGAACGCGACGATCGTGCCCGCCGTCACGGGGATGTCCTGCAGGATGAGCCACGCCGCCACGAGGTACACCACGGCCGGCACGACCGACATGAACACCCCGACGACCGCGAAGAACCACTGCCCCGACATCTGCTGCCGCACCTGCAGTTGGATCTGCCGCTCGTTCTCGGCCGCGTAGCGCCCGATCTCGGCGGGCTGCCGGTTGAAGGTCTTCGCGAGCAGGATGCCCGACACCGAGAGCGTCTCCTGCGTGATCGCGGTCATCTCCGACAGCGATTCCTGCGTCTGCGTCGCGATGCGCGCCCGCACCTGGCCGACGCGCCGCTGCGCGAGCACGAGCACGGGCAGCAGCACGACCGCGACGACCGTGAGCTGCCAGCTGAGCAGCAGCATCGCGACGAGCGCGCCGATCACGGTCACGGTGTTGCCGACGACGCTCGAGATCGTGTTGTTGAGCACGGATGCGACGCCGCCCACGTCGTTCTGCAGCCGCGACTGGATGACACCCGTCTTCGTGCGCGTGAAGAACCCGAGCTCCATCGCCTGCAGGTGGCTGAAGAGCCGCACCCGCAGCGCGCCCATGACCGAGTTGCCGACGCGCGCCGTGAGGTACGTCTGCCACACGCCGAGCACCGCCGACACGAGCCACAGCGCGACCATCGCGCCCACGAGCCACAGCAGCACGGGCACATCCGGGCGCCCCTCCGGCGGGAAGAGCCCCTCGTCGAACGCGCGCTGAGTGAGCAGCGGCGGCAGCACCCCGAGCCCCGCGGACACGAGCACGAGGGCGATCGTGATCGTCAGCTGGGTCGCGAACGGCCGGAACAGCTCGCCGATGCGCCGGTAGAGGTGCGGGATGCGCGGGGCCGCCGCGTTCTCCGCGCGCTGCACCTCGGCATCCCGGTTGCCGACGCCGCGAGCCATGCCGCCGCGTCCGCCCCCGCCGCCCATGCTCATGATGCGAGCCTACGTGGGCTGGTTTCGACACGCTCCCTGCGGTCGCTACTCAACCAGCGCGCATCACCGCTGGTTGAGTAGCGCCGCAGGCGCGTGTCGAAACCAGCCCCCGGGTCACCCCTTCGTGGAGCCCGCGAGCAGACCGCGCACGAAGTAGCGCTGCAGCGAGAAGAACACGATGAGCGGCACCACGAGCGACACGAACGCACCGGCCGTGAGGCGCTGCCACTCCTGACCGCGCGATCCGACCATCTCGGCCAATCGTTGCGTGAGCGGTGCCGCGTCTTGCGTTCCGCCCGAGAAGATGAGCGCCACGAGCAGGTCGTTCCACACCCAGAGGAACTGGAAGATGGCGACGGATGCGAGGGCCGGGATCGCGAGCGGCAGCACGATGCGGAAGAAGATCTGCCCGTGGGTCGCGCCGTCGACGCGCGCCGCCTCGATGACCTCGCCCGGGATCTCCGAGATGAAGTTGTGGAGGAGGAAGATCGCGAGCGGGAGCGCGAACATCGTGTGCGCGATCCAGATCGGCAGGTAGTTCTGCACGGGGATCATGGGGATGATCTCGTGGAGCCACTGCTGACCCGGCTTGAGGAACGTCGAGAAGAACTGCAGGAGCGGCACGAGGGCCATCTGCAGCGGCACGATCTGCAGCGCGAACACGAAGATGAACAGCCAGTTCACCCACTTGAAGCGCATCCACGCGAACGCGTACGCGGCCATCGACGCGAACACGAGCGGGAAGATCGTCGACGGGATCGCGATGAAGAGCGAGTTGACGAAGTAGGCGCCGAGCTGCGGCGACGACTGCGACGGCGAGAGCAGCACGTCGCGGTAGTTGTCGAGTGTGAAGCCCGGGTTCTGGAAGATCGTCCACCAGCCCGTGTTGAGGATGAGCTCTGCCGGGCGGAACGACGAGATGAAGAGCCCGAAGGTCGGGATCGTCCACACGACGGCGATGATGAGCGCCGCGACGGTCGCACCGCGCGAGGTGAGGCGCTGCTTGACGCGCTTCGCCTTCCCGCCGCTCGTGCGATCCTCGACGGCGACCTCGATCTCGCCCTTGCCGCCCTCGACGGGCAGATCTGCGGGGGCCACGGAGCTCATCGGATCTCCCTCTGCTTGCGAAGCACGTTGACGTTGTAGATGACGATCGGCAGCACGAGCACGAACAGGATGATCGCGAGCGCCGATCCGCGTCCGACCTCCGAGGCACGGAACGCCTGGGTGTACATCTCGTTGGCCACGACGCTCGAGTTGAAGTTTCCGGCGGTCATCGTGCGCACGATGTCGAAGACCTTGAGCGTCGCGATCGAGATCGTCGTGAGCACGACCACGAGCGAGCCCCGGATGCCGGGCACCGTCACGTTGCGGAAGCGCTGCCAGGCGTTGGTGCCGTCGAGCTGCGCCGCCTCGATCTGCTCCGTCGGGATGCCCTTGATGGCCGCCGACAGCACGACCATCGCAAAGCCGGTCTGGATCCAGATCATGACGATGATGAGCAGGAAGGTGTTGAGAGGGTCCGACTGCAGCCACTGCACGGGATCCCCGCCGAACGCGACGACGATGGCGTTGAGGAGGCCGATCTGCTCGCGGCCCGCCGACTTGTACTCGTAGACGAAGCGCCAGATGATGCCGGCGCCCACGAACGAGATGGCCATCGGCATGAACACGAGCGCCTTGTAGACGCGCTCGCCGCGCGACTTGTCGATGAAGACCGCGTAGGCGAGACCGAGGATCGTGGAGACCGTCGGCACGAGCGCCACCCAGATGATCGTGTTGATGAGCGTGCGGATGGCCGTGGGCTGCGTGAACGCCCACACGAAGTTGTCGAGGCTGAAGTTGCCGCCCTTGTCGACGAACGACAGGCCGAGCGTGCGGAACGCCGGGTAGATGAGCCCGATCGCGAGCAGGATCATCGCCGGGGCGAGGAACCCCACGAGCTGCCAGTAGTCACGGCCCTTCTTGGGGGCCTTGTCGATGAAGAAGATCAGCAACCCGATGATCACGGCGAAGATCGCCAGTCCCATCAGGAGTTGCAGGATCTTGCCGATCAGATCCGCGGTGGTCATCGCGTTACTCGCTTCCTTCGCCGTCGAAGTGGTGGAGCAGGGCGCGGGCCCTGCGTCGAGAGTAGAGCGGGGGCGGGGCTGCGGAACAGCCCCGCCCCCGGATCAGGATGCGATCAGTCGATCAGCTGCTGGGCCAGCTGGCCTCGATGGTGTCGACCACCGTCTGGGTCGACTGTCCGCCGATCCAGGACACGATGCCCTTCCAGAACGAGTCCGCGCCCACGGCGCCCGGCATGAGGTCCGAGCCGTCGAAGCGGAACGTGGTGTCGGGGTCCTGCAGGATCTCGATCGACTGCTTGAGCAGCTCGCTGGACGCGTTCTCCGGGTCGAGGCCCTTGTTGGCGGAGATGACACCGCCGAGGCTCACGCGGTTGTTCGCCCAGGTGTCGCTCGACAGGAAGGCGCGAACCACCTCGACCTCCTCCGCGTCGCGGAACGCGACGGGGAACTCGCCACCGCCGGTGACGGCCTGCGGGTCGTCAGCGTTCACGGGCGGGAGCAGGAAGGCGAAGATGTCGCCGTCGGGGGCGACGACGTTGCCCTCGTCACCGTTCGGGTTCCAGAAGGTCTCGTAGAACGAGGCCTGGTGGTGCAGCGAGCACTCTCCGTCGAGGATCGGCAGACCCGCGGTCTGGAACGCCTCGCTGATCTGGGTGGACACGTCGCCGATGCCGCCGTTGACCATGTCGGGGTTCTTCAGGTACTCGCCTACGCCGTCGAACGCCGCGACGATCTGCGGGTCGTTGAACGGGATCTCGTGCGTCACCCACTGGTCGTAGACGTCGGGGCCCGCCTGGCGG
The Protaetiibacter sp. SSC-01 genome window above contains:
- the xylB gene encoding xylulokinase; this encodes MTLVAGVDSSTQSCKVVIRDAESGAVVRTGRASHPAGTEVPPAAWWDALRTAIADAGGIDDVAAIAIGGQQHGMVVLDAEGRVIRDALLWNDTRSAQAARDLIAEFGAGELARRTGSVPVASFTATKLRWLRDAEPENAARVAAVALPHDWLSWRLRGYGPADESPLGPDLDALATDRSDASGTSYWSPATGDYDRELLIASLGHDAVLPRIVGPGEAMGETAAQDGIPAGVLVGAGAGDNAAAALGLGARAGDVVVSIGTSGTVFAVTDAPVADETGTVAGFADASGVYLPLVATLNAARVLDRVASLLGVDHTGLGQLALAAEPGSDGLVLQPYFEGERTPNLPDATATLFGMTLASTTRENLARAAVEGMLCGLADGLDAARRLGVTASRVLLVGGAAANPAVSRIAAEVFDAPVEVPEPGEYVALGASVQAAWVLTGSRPEWRPETLARPDASPVPRIREQYAARAVTP
- a CDS encoding ThuA domain-containing protein translates to MADAVLLSGGGDFVDPWHPFAETAARIVDVLAETGVRTTIVDTAAAFAAALGAGARLAVVQASNDFAPTPHDGVVIDALATHLGAGRPLLAVHSAACLFADRPEWERMLGGRWVPELSYHPELGPARASLAPHPITEGLAEVEVVDERYTALRVSPDAEVLAWHEEAGARHPLAWARRHGDARVVYDALGHDARSYESPTRRALLAAEVRWLLAAG
- a CDS encoding substrate-binding domain-containing protein, whose translation is MAGARMLAAAIAVGLACAGLTACTPAPTGPPVAVLFPGGADDDWGASAEVLRQELADDGYAVEVRFAGDDIPRQLEQLRDVLEAQPAAVVVAPVDTTAIAAVLGEEAGEGVSIIAYDELILDSDRVDYFATFDHREAGRLQARALVDGLGLGDPGAGPFAVELLAGSGDDPGAQEAFAGAMEVLQPLLDAGRLTVPSERTTLEQAAILRGSPGTAADRVAELLADGVELQGILSPSDAMSAAVAQVLADAGLAVVEPGERWTAAPVEPAETPDPGIGPSRDPTPPPPDATTPPNEDAEPDAGTDAGADAGTDAKGGDAAESGASDPDAAPASVVLTGGGPTRDGLHAVAEEQQTATVYEDPRALARAVAAMVREVVKGAAPTVTRGATTDNGIREVPTLLLEPELVATVGDAERLLG
- a CDS encoding cyclase family protein, encoding MPDTTTQYRAAEYRAHFDARVTFANGGGLTAEGFRIDLPRPDVDADEVGRLFVQHLSLALVGSVDIENLEIVEEAHRGTRGIETAPAASVRRVVDLSHRIREGLVTYPGLPAPTFTPHLTREDSRSHYEAGTEFAMDIITMIGNTGTYLDSPYHRYADGPDLAGLELASLVDVPAEVFHLTDLGTRGIPASVLWDRDVRGKAVLLHTGWDRHFGTPAYGDDAPFLTAEATAYLVEQGASIVGIDSLNIDEVVPHGPRPAHSGLLAAGIHVVEHLTNLGELPPSGARFTAVPPAVEGFGTFTVRAYATLG
- a CDS encoding APC family permease, which gives rise to MSVTATTTAETPAPQVHGRIGLPTASALYVAAVLGTGILVLPGLGVDAAGPASILSVVIVLALSIPLAGTFAALAGRYPDGGGVATFVRLALGDTAARATGYWFLFGVGFGAPVVATLAGEYLTAAFGIEGAWVGPIGIGFLVISLVLNLFGVRVSGRLQLGLSALLVAVVVGVIASAAPAARAENFTPFLPHGWEGVGLGVSLFVWAFAGGEAITHIAHEFRNPRRTIAWATVIGLTVVGLAYLALQVVTVGVFGAAGSRGDAPLIDLVAINWPGFGPAVVGGIATIIVLGVLNAYVPAFANLTASLGRDGHLPRWFAKGAEAGAVPRRALALVAVLLLGYATLFTALGVELQTFILIHTASMVALYFLGMVAAVRLLERGTVGWWMALVSLVFTGALLVLAWQNLLVPALLAVVAVAVTLIRRFRRA
- a CDS encoding cystathionine gamma-synthase, which produces MSSTFDDFATRAIHAGQDADPTTGAVIPPLYQSTTYKQDGVGNFRNGYEYARGTNPTRTALETQLASLEGGDRGFSFASGLAAEDALLRSILLPGDHILMGNDVYGGTHRLVDRLVVPWGLELSTVEMTDLDAVRAAIRPNTRVLWLETPSNPLMKISDIPALVELGHAAGAIVVVDNTFASPYLQQPLALGADVVVHSTTKYIGGHSDVLGGAVILNSGLEVQGEDLADRVSFTQFAAGAVSGPMDAWLTTRGLKTLHLRMERHSQNAQAIAEAVAGHAKLDAVYYPGLPDHPGHEIAARQMRHFGGMISLQLTDAAAALRFVESTRLFTLAESLGGVESLVCYPSEMTHASVRGTALEVSPAIVRLSVGIEGVDDLVADVLETLDRV
- a CDS encoding cystathionine beta-synthase, which translates into the protein MKYAETVLDLVGNTPLVKLNKVTEGIRATVLVKVEYVNPGGSSKDRIAQRIIDAAEREGKLRPGGTIVEPTSGNTGIGLALVAQQRGYRCVFVCPDKVSEDKINTLKAYGAEVVVCPTSVAPESPDSYYSVSDRLSKEIPGAFKPDQYSNPNGPLSHYETTGPEIWRDTDGKVTHYVAGVGTGGTISGAGRYLKEQNPAIKVIGADPEGSVYSGGTGRPYLVEGVGEDFWPTAYDPEVVDEIIASSDAESFDMTRRLAREEGLLVGGSSGLAVASGLKAAKELGPDDVMVILLPDGGRGYLGKVFNDRWMRSYGFLPAEGEKTVADLVGTKEPELAGLVHVHPSDTVRHVIDKMRRFDISQMPVLSAEPPVVMGEVVGSIDEKSLIDAVFHGDAKMTDALAAFVGAPLPLIGMNDSVTAARDALADADALLVTADGKPAAVVTRHDLLAFLAE